GGGGGGGCCGGGGGGGGGGTGGGAGGGGCCGGGCGACGGGGCCCGGGAGAGGCCCGGGGCCCGGGGGGGAGGGGGGGCGGGGTGGGGGGAGCCGGGTGGGGGGGGAGGAGGGTCGGGGCAGGTGGGCCGCGGCCCCGCCGGTCGGGTGCGAGCCGTGCGCCCGGGGCCGCGGCGCCACCTCAGGTCGCCAGGGCGCGGGTGTGCAGCGAGGTCACGGTGTGCCGGGCGGACTCGAAGGCGCCGTGCTGCCAGGCGATGACGTAGCTCATGTGGTCGCCCGCGAAGTACGTGTTGCCGTCGGGCAGGGTGAGGCGCCCGTAGGCGGTCTCGGGGCCGCCCTGGGTGCCGGCCGGCCAGCCGACCCAGCCGCCCTTCTGCAGCGGCATCTTGTGCCACGCCACGGTGAACGCGGTCTCCAGCTCGTCGCGGTACGGCGCCCCGTGCACCAGCGAGCCGCGCTCCACGGTGCGCGCGACGCGCTCGGCCGGGGTCAGCGCGCCGTAGGCGTCGGCGTTGGCGCCGAAGTTGTACGAGCCGACGACGACGCCCTTGGCGCCGAGGTAGCCCGACGAGGGGTACCAGATGGTGCCGTTGTCCATGTTGGTGTTGGTGATGCCGCCCATGATCTGCTCGTCGGTCTCCCAGAACCGGCGGCGGTACTGCTGGCCGACCTTGCCGACGCTCACAGGGACCGGCACGGCCAGGTCCGCCTTGGTCTGCGCGGAGAAGTTCGACGCGATGCCGCCCATGAGCTGCGGCGGGATCGTGCAGACGCAGTAGTCCGCGTCGACGGTCTTCGTCGCGCCGTCGCGGGTGTAGGTGACCGTGACGCCGGTCGGGGTGTTCTGGATGCCGCTCACGGGCGCGCCGTAGCGGATGACGCTGCGGACCGCGTCGGCGAGCGCGCGCGGGATGGCGTCCATGCCGCCGACGGGCTGGAACATCATCATGGCCTGGTCCCAGCCGGCCTCGAAGGAGAAGTTCCGCCCGACGCCCGCGGCCAGCAGGTCGCCCAGGTCCATCGGTGCCAGCGGCGTGCCGCGGTCGAACCAGCCGCCCGGCTCGTCGTCGCGCGGGTAGCCGGCCCGGCCGCTGCCGACGTAGGTGTCGGTCGCCGTGAGCGCGCCGAAGGAGCGCAGGTAGCCGATGAGGTTCTCCTTGTCGGCCGCGCTCAGCTCGGCGTCGAGGGAGCCCTGGCTGACGGCCTTGGCCAGCAGCGCGGAGGTGTGGCCGAACAGGTCGGCCTTGGCGGCGCGGTGGCGGACCGGGGTCCCGGCCAGCGGGCCGCCGGCGGTGGCGGAGGGCTGGTTGAAGTAGTAGCCGGAGGCGTTGGCGTTGGCGAACACCTCCAGCGGGACGCCGAGCTCGCGGCAGTACTGCATCGTCGTGTGGTGCTGCGGGATCCGGGCCGGGCCCATGTTCATGTACTGGTCGCGGTCGAACCGGGCGGTCTGCCGGGTGCCGTCGGTCTCGACCGACGTGCTGTCGCGCCGGGCGGTCCAGTTCCGGCCGCCGGGCCTGTCGCCGGCCTCGAGGACGGTGACGCGGTAGCCGCCCTTCTGCAGCTCGAAGGCGGCGGCGAGTCCGGCCACGCCCGCGCCCAGGACGACGACGTGGCGGCGGTTCGCCCGGCCCTGCAGGCTGAAGTCGCCGTCGCGCGGTGCCTGGAAGGCGACGGTGTGCGCGCTCGCCGCGGGCACGACGCCGAGGGTCTCCATGGCCCCGAGGACGGCACCGGCGCCGCCGGTCACCCCCAGCGCGTGGAGGAAGTGGCGGCGCGACAGGCCGGTCGTGGTGGTGCTCGTCATGCAGGGACTCCCGAGGTCGGTGGAGTGGGTGGCGCTGATGCTGCGACCTCGGTGTTACGCAGACGTTGCGCTGTGTCACCGCTGTGAGAAGGTCCTGTGACGATCAGTCGCAGCAGGTTTCACCCAGCCGGCACGTCGACGCAGGTCAGGGCGGGTGGTTGCGCGCTGAACCGTCCGGGTGACGCACGTGACCGGGTGCATCCGGCCGGGATACCGTTCTCGTGGTCGCGCTAACAACGGCGACCGCCCCCCTGCGTGCAGGTCACCCCGGACGGTGCACGCGCCCCCGTGATGCCGACCTCCCCGGTCGGCTCCTGCCGAACGGCCCGAGGATGACTGCCCCCACCACCCGCCCCCACCAGGTGCTGCTCCACGACTCCGGCGACGGTCTCGCCGCCGGTATCGCCAGCT
This window of the Aquipuribacter hungaricus genome carries:
- a CDS encoding flavin monoamine oxidase family protein — its product is MTSTTTTGLSRRHFLHALGVTGGAGAVLGAMETLGVVPAASAHTVAFQAPRDGDFSLQGRANRRHVVVLGAGVAGLAAAFELQKGGYRVTVLEAGDRPGGRNWTARRDSTSVETDGTRQTARFDRDQYMNMGPARIPQHHTTMQYCRELGVPLEVFANANASGYYFNQPSATAGGPLAGTPVRHRAAKADLFGHTSALLAKAVSQGSLDAELSAADKENLIGYLRSFGALTATDTYVGSGRAGYPRDDEPGGWFDRGTPLAPMDLGDLLAAGVGRNFSFEAGWDQAMMMFQPVGGMDAIPRALADAVRSVIRYGAPVSGIQNTPTGVTVTYTRDGATKTVDADYCVCTIPPQLMGGIASNFSAQTKADLAVPVPVSVGKVGQQYRRRFWETDEQIMGGITNTNMDNGTIWYPSSGYLGAKGVVVGSYNFGANADAYGALTPAERVARTVERGSLVHGAPYRDELETAFTVAWHKMPLQKGGWVGWPAGTQGGPETAYGRLTLPDGNTYFAGDHMSYVIAWQHGAFESARHTVTSLHTRALAT